In the genome of Thermodesulfobacteriota bacterium, one region contains:
- a CDS encoding hydrogenase iron-sulfur subunit → MCNWAPWSCYTGMGELGIPIPGEVNVIRVMCAGRVNTALLLKAFEKGADGVLIAGCRIDNCQNGTGPEMALKNIDHTYEILNLLGLKKERLQFKYYLAHESEKLSSDLHEFVERIEGLGQTPISGK, encoded by the coding sequence ACTGGTATGGGGGAATTGGGGATACCTATCCCAGGAGAAGTCAATGTTATAAGGGTTATGTGTGCCGGTCGTGTTAACACTGCTCTTCTACTGAAGGCATTTGAAAAAGGGGCAGACGGGGTTTTAATTGCAGGGTGCAGGATAGACAACTGCCAGAATGGGACCGGACCAGAAATGGCTTTGAAAAACATTGATCATACCTACGAGATATTGAACCTGCTGGGATTAAAAAAAGAGAGGCTTCAGTTTAAGTATTATTTAGCCCATGAATCTGAGAAACTCTCTTCTGACTTACATGAGTTTGTAGAACGGATAGAGGGTTTGGGTCAAACTCCAATCTCTGGAAAATGA
- a CDS encoding (Fe-S)-binding protein — protein MSDPMKSLTLLIKESSIYQCLDCGKCTGACPIAETGKDFSPRLAASKVIEKGDNDPYVQEFIWACLTCGRCDYRCPSGVKFSDFVRMLRGRWIDSGKSGIYSHGGAMLSLMRMMSSPGIRQNRAGFLPAGIKTQSRGKVLYFVGCLPYFDVFFKNLDIDTVQIARDSLKILNRCDIEPVVLDNERCCGHDLFWAGDQKGFARLAKESYEEIKDHGVEEIITSCPECLYTFKEIFPKVLPNFDLRATHIYELIDKGLNSGNNNLKLKPLPLEVTFKDSCRLSYYRDVSQIFRKLVRQIPQLNIKETPNSEIGNICCGTSAWVGCGEHSKKIQIKRLKETIATGSQLLVSSCPKCMIHLQCTMNDFGYNEVLEIKDVVSLFADALE, from the coding sequence ATGTCTGATCCTATGAAAAGCCTGACTTTACTTATAAAAGAATCAAGTATCTACCAGTGTCTGGATTGCGGTAAATGTACTGGTGCCTGTCCAATAGCGGAAACAGGAAAAGACTTTTCTCCAAGACTCGCTGCGAGTAAAGTAATAGAAAAGGGTGATAACGATCCTTATGTACAGGAATTTATCTGGGCTTGTCTGACCTGTGGCAGGTGTGATTACAGATGCCCTTCAGGGGTTAAATTTTCGGATTTTGTACGGATGCTGAGGGGGCGTTGGATTGATTCAGGGAAATCCGGCATTTACAGCCACGGTGGGGCAATGCTTTCATTAATGAGGATGATGTCATCACCTGGTATAAGGCAGAATCGGGCAGGTTTCCTTCCCGCGGGAATAAAGACTCAATCCAGAGGTAAGGTTCTCTACTTCGTTGGCTGCTTACCATATTTCGATGTGTTTTTTAAAAATCTTGATATAGATACAGTTCAGATAGCCAGAGATTCTCTGAAAATTCTTAACCGTTGCGATATTGAGCCGGTTGTGCTGGACAATGAAAGGTGTTGCGGACATGACCTCTTTTGGGCAGGAGACCAAAAGGGTTTTGCCAGACTTGCAAAAGAGAGCTATGAGGAGATTAAAGACCATGGAGTAGAGGAAATTATCACCTCCTGTCCGGAGTGTCTTTACACGTTCAAAGAAATATTCCCTAAAGTACTGCCAAACTTTGACCTCAGGGCAACTCATATTTATGAATTAATTGACAAGGGGCTAAACAGCGGAAACAACAATCTCAAGCTCAAACCCCTGCCCCTGGAGGTCACTTTTAAGGATTCGTGCCGGCTGAGTTATTACAGAGATGTCTCCCAGATATTCAGGAAGCTGGTAAGACAAATTCCACAATTAAACATCAAAGAAACACCCAACTCAGAAATAGGGAACATCTGCTGCGGAACATCTGCATGGGTAGGCTGCGGGGAACATTCCAAAAAGATACAGATAAAACGTCTTAAGGAGACAATTGCTACGGGAAGTCAGTTATTGGTGAGTTCTTGTCCTAAATGCATGATACACCTCCAATGTACTATGAATGATTTTGGTTATAATGAAGTATTAGAAATAAAGGATGTCGTGTCGCTTTTTGCAGACGCACTGGAGTAG
- the hdrA2 gene encoding CoB-CoM heterodisulfide reductase HdrA2 — MSEISSSNDKLRIGVYVCHCGLNIAGTIDCEAVASFAEGLADVVVGRDNQYLCSEPGQQLIQDDIKEHHLNRIVVASCSPRLHEPTFRRACLEAGLNPYLMEMANLREQCSWVHTNQPIEATEKAKDLVKMAVSRARKLQPQEEMKVPIIKSTLVIGGGVAGIQAALDLADSGYQVFLVEKKPSIGGIMAQLDKTFPTMDCSIUILGPKMMDVGRHPGIKMLTLSEVTSISGYVGNFNVKVLKKARLVDEKECTACGDCTRECPVVNPDEFEMGLSSRKAIYLPFPQAVPSTYIVNREECLGSDPIICGKCIKLCEKGCIDFDMKDEEIEFKVGTIVVATGMDVYDPSEMDEYGYTRYENVITSMEFERLINAGGPTKGEVIRLTDRKVPQSIAFIQCVGSRSVDKGGTYCSNICCMNTVKDTLMLKEHYHEIDLKVFYLDIRAFGKGFEDLFRRSKGEGVRYIRGLPGQIKEDPHTKNLILSVENTATNKLEEHEVEMVVLSLGVKPGEDVKRNQEMLALQRTSDGFYLEAHPKLQPVDSATKGIFFAGCTESPKDIKDSVTQASASAARAMRLMNSGEITVEAITAEVLKDECKICGICVNVCPYNAITMDKDNKIPAQVTQAACSGCGTCAAECPTDAIYMRHFTDTQIEEQIDSLLEEKPAEKILVFACNWCSYAGADFAGVSRLQYPSNVRLIRTMCSGRVDKKFIWRAFEKGAPVVLVSGCHFGDCHYIDANHWTKKRIEKIWKKMEKLGIRPERLQLEWISAAEGARFSNIMKKMEELRDGVTPEEIEDTRKILQKEDDDIYFSV; from the coding sequence ATGTCTGAAATTTCAAGTTCAAATGATAAATTGAGGATCGGTGTTTACGTCTGTCACTGCGGCTTAAACATCGCAGGTACCATTGATTGTGAGGCTGTAGCTAGCTTTGCAGAAGGGCTGGCGGATGTGGTAGTCGGGAGAGACAACCAGTACCTCTGTTCAGAACCGGGTCAGCAGCTGATTCAGGATGACATCAAAGAACACCATTTAAACAGGATAGTGGTGGCATCCTGTTCCCCCAGACTGCATGAGCCTACCTTCAGGAGGGCATGTTTAGAAGCAGGGTTAAACCCCTATCTGATGGAAATGGCTAATCTCAGAGAACAGTGCAGCTGGGTACATACCAACCAGCCTATAGAGGCCACTGAGAAGGCAAAGGACCTTGTTAAAATGGCGGTTTCCAGGGCACGTAAACTCCAGCCTCAGGAGGAAATGAAGGTTCCGATCATTAAATCTACGCTGGTTATAGGAGGAGGAGTAGCCGGTATACAGGCAGCTTTAGACCTGGCAGACAGCGGTTATCAGGTATTTCTGGTGGAGAAAAAACCCAGCATAGGGGGGATTATGGCGCAACTGGATAAAACATTCCCTACTATGGATTGCTCCATCTGAATTTTGGGACCTAAGATGATGGATGTCGGTCGACATCCCGGGATTAAGATGCTTACCCTCAGTGAAGTAACATCCATCAGTGGTTATGTAGGAAATTTCAACGTAAAGGTACTTAAAAAGGCCCGACTGGTGGACGAAAAGGAATGTACGGCATGCGGTGACTGCACCAGAGAGTGCCCTGTTGTCAATCCTGACGAATTTGAAATGGGACTAAGTTCCCGAAAAGCAATATATCTGCCTTTCCCTCAGGCAGTTCCTTCTACCTACATTGTCAACCGGGAAGAATGCCTGGGCAGTGATCCTATTATCTGCGGAAAGTGCATAAAGCTCTGTGAAAAGGGTTGCATTGATTTCGATATGAAGGATGAAGAAATCGAATTCAAGGTAGGTACAATCGTCGTTGCTACGGGGATGGATGTATACGATCCTTCTGAGATGGACGAATATGGATATACACGTTATGAAAACGTTATTACCAGTATGGAATTCGAAAGGCTTATCAATGCCGGAGGTCCTACAAAGGGAGAGGTCATCCGGCTAACCGACCGCAAGGTACCTCAATCGATTGCCTTTATTCAATGCGTTGGCTCCCGCTCTGTTGATAAAGGAGGAACCTATTGCAGCAACATCTGCTGTATGAACACCGTTAAAGATACCCTGATGCTAAAGGAGCACTACCACGAAATAGACTTAAAGGTATTCTATCTTGACATAAGAGCGTTTGGCAAAGGTTTTGAGGATCTTTTCAGAAGGAGTAAAGGGGAAGGGGTCCGCTATATTCGAGGGCTTCCGGGGCAGATAAAGGAAGACCCCCATACCAAGAATCTTATTCTGTCAGTGGAAAATACCGCAACCAATAAGCTGGAAGAACACGAGGTTGAGATGGTGGTACTGTCTTTGGGGGTAAAGCCCGGTGAGGATGTTAAAAGGAACCAGGAGATGTTAGCCCTCCAGAGAACCTCGGATGGATTTTATCTCGAGGCACACCCCAAACTCCAGCCAGTGGATTCCGCTACGAAGGGAATATTCTTTGCCGGATGTACAGAAAGTCCTAAAGACATTAAGGATTCAGTGACTCAGGCTTCGGCCTCGGCTGCCCGGGCAATGCGACTGATGAACAGTGGAGAAATAACGGTAGAAGCGATAACCGCTGAGGTGCTTAAAGACGAATGTAAAATCTGCGGGATATGTGTCAATGTATGTCCTTATAATGCCATTACAATGGATAAGGACAATAAGATACCAGCTCAGGTTACTCAGGCTGCCTGCTCAGGATGTGGCACCTGTGCTGCAGAGTGCCCAACCGATGCCATCTACATGAGGCATTTCACTGACACACAGATAGAAGAACAGATTGATTCATTGCTGGAGGAAAAACCGGCGGAAAAGATTCTGGTCTTTGCCTGCAATTGGTGTTCCTATGCAGGTGCGGACTTTGCCGGTGTATCTCGTTTGCAATACCCTTCCAATGTCCGTCTCATTCGTACTATGTGCAGCGGGAGAGTAGATAAAAAATTTATCTGGCGGGCATTTGAAAAAGGTGCTCCGGTGGTACTGGTCTCTGGCTGTCACTTTGGGGACTGTCACTACATCGATGCCAACCACTGGACCAAGAAAAGGATAGAGAAGATCTGGAAAAAGATGGAGAAATTAGGCATCCGCCCAGAAAGATTGCAACTTGAATGGATCAGTGCAGCGGAAGGGGCCCGTTTTTCTAATATCATGAAAAAAATGGAAGAATTACGAGATGGTGTCACACCTGAGGAGATAGAAGATACGAGGAAGATACTTCAAAAAGAGGACGATGACATTTATTTTTCAGTGTGA